A genomic region of Bernardetia sp. ABR2-2B contains the following coding sequences:
- the hemA gene encoding glutamyl-tRNA reductase, which produces MQLIFKALTINYKTAPVEIREKLSLNESECQSFLQKASDMFALSELFVLSTCNRTEIYYSVSENNTINIPKSCPFSSKPISEQLISLLITQKGLSESETYFPYFKKIEEHKEAIKHLFSVSMGLESQVIGDIQISNQVKKAYQYSADLNLASPFLHRLLHTIFYTNKRVAQETSFRDGAASVSYAAAEMTSELAQTVIQPKILVIGVGEIGGDVVRNLDADDYHTVTVMNRTYEKAQEFANAEGFQVAKIENLKEEIRKADVIICSVAANKPILTRELVEEVQDVRFKYFIDLSVPRSIEPEVEQIPHVSVFNIDQIQNRTAEVIERRKSAIPYVQSIVDEAIEGFEDWSKEMIVSPTINRLKNALEQIRKEEINRHLKNLDDDEIKKIEKITKGMMQKIIKLPVIQLKAACKRGEAETLVDVLNDLFNLEQDEKV; this is translated from the coding sequence ATGCAACTCATTTTCAAGGCTTTAACCATAAATTATAAAACTGCTCCCGTAGAGATACGTGAGAAACTTTCTTTGAATGAATCAGAGTGTCAGAGCTTCTTACAAAAGGCTTCTGATATGTTTGCTTTGAGTGAACTCTTTGTACTTTCTACTTGTAATAGAACTGAAATTTATTATAGTGTATCAGAAAATAATACCATAAATATACCTAAAAGCTGTCCTTTCTCTTCTAAACCTATTTCAGAACAGCTTATTTCTTTATTAATTACACAAAAAGGTCTTTCAGAATCAGAAACTTATTTCCCTTATTTCAAAAAAATTGAAGAGCATAAAGAAGCTATAAAACATCTTTTTTCGGTTTCGATGGGACTAGAATCACAAGTAATTGGAGATATTCAGATTAGTAATCAAGTAAAAAAAGCCTATCAGTATAGTGCAGATTTGAACCTTGCAAGTCCGTTTCTACACCGTCTTTTACATACTATCTTTTACACAAATAAGCGTGTAGCGCAAGAAACTAGTTTTAGAGACGGAGCAGCTTCAGTTTCGTATGCAGCAGCAGAAATGACTTCTGAACTTGCTCAAACAGTTATTCAGCCCAAAATTTTGGTTATTGGAGTAGGAGAAATTGGAGGAGATGTAGTCAGAAATTTAGATGCAGATGATTATCATACCGTAACAGTAATGAACCGTACTTATGAAAAGGCTCAAGAGTTTGCAAACGCAGAAGGATTTCAAGTAGCTAAAATAGAAAACTTAAAAGAAGAGATAAGAAAAGCAGATGTTATAATTTGTTCTGTTGCTGCTAATAAGCCTATCCTAACAAGAGAGTTAGTAGAAGAGGTACAGGATGTTCGTTTCAAATATTTCATCGATTTATCTGTACCTAGAAGTATTGAGCCAGAAGTAGAACAGATACCTCATGTTAGTGTATTTAATATTGACCAAATTCAAAATCGTACGGCGGAGGTTATAGAACGTAGAAAATCAGCTATTCCGTATGTACAATCCATAGTTGATGAAGCTATTGAAGGCTTTGAGGATTGGAGCAAAGAAATGATTGTCTCACCTACTATCAACAGACTAAAAAATGCGTTAGAGCAAATTCGAAAAGAAGAAATAAATCGTCATTTAAAAAACTTAGATGATGATGAAATAAAGAAAATAGAAAAGATAACAAAAGGAATGATGCAAAAAATAATTAAGCTTCCTGTTATTCAACTCAAGGCAGCCTGTAAACGTGGAGAAGCCGAAACCTTAGTAGATGTATTGAATGATTTGTTTAATTTAGAGCAAGACGAAAAAGTATAA
- a CDS encoding zinc dependent phospholipase C family protein, producing the protein MKKIFFSLLFCIFCISNAYSWGFYGHRIINRMAVYTLPPEMFGFYKANIQYITENAVNPDRRRYAVEGEAPRHYLDMDIYGDSAWLKLPHRWKDAVEKYSEDTLMAYGIVPWTVEQFRWKLTNAMERGDADAIIRLSADLGHYIGDSHVPLHSTENYNGQLSGQYGIHGFWESRLPELYAMQYDFFVGKAEYVDNTQERAWEAIIGSHIALDSVLRFEKQLTKQMGDDQKWSYETRGRNTQKLYSRPFSKAYHDMLNGQVERRMKQSIKTVGDFWLTCWIDAGQPDLNKLLLSKEEQEKLDKEMKELEPSEGQSAPTLPEKPREHEGH; encoded by the coding sequence ATGAAAAAAATATTTTTTTCCCTTCTCTTTTGTATTTTTTGTATCTCCAATGCCTACTCTTGGGGGTTTTATGGACACCGTATTATTAACAGAATGGCAGTCTATACACTTCCACCAGAAATGTTTGGATTTTATAAAGCCAACATTCAATATATTACCGAAAATGCTGTCAATCCAGACCGTCGTAGGTATGCTGTTGAGGGAGAAGCTCCTCGTCATTATTTAGATATGGATATTTATGGAGATAGTGCATGGCTAAAACTACCTCATCGTTGGAAAGATGCTGTCGAAAAATATTCAGAAGATACCTTGATGGCATACGGAATTGTGCCTTGGACGGTAGAGCAGTTTCGTTGGAAGCTCACAAATGCCATGGAACGAGGAGATGCAGATGCAATCATTCGTCTTTCGGCAGATTTGGGACATTATATTGGAGACTCTCATGTTCCTCTTCATTCTACTGAAAATTATAACGGACAGCTTTCAGGACAGTATGGAATACACGGTTTTTGGGAATCTCGTTTACCCGAACTTTATGCCATGCAATATGATTTTTTTGTAGGAAAAGCAGAATATGTAGATAACACACAAGAACGAGCGTGGGAAGCTATTATAGGTTCTCATATTGCACTAGATTCTGTTCTTCGTTTTGAAAAGCAACTCACTAAGCAAATGGGCGACGACCAAAAATGGAGTTACGAAACTCGTGGTAGAAACACACAAAAACTCTATTCAAGACCTTTTTCAAAGGCATATCACGATATGCTCAATGGGCAAGTAGAACGCAGAATGAAACAATCTATCAAAACAGTAGGCGATTTTTGGCTTACCTGTTGGATAGATGCAGGACAACCCGATTTGAACAAGCTTTTACTATCGAAGGAAGAACAAGAAAAGCTAGATAAAGAAATGAAAGAATTAGAACCCTCGGAAGGACAATCTGCACCTACTTTGCCCGAAAAACCTAGAGAACATGAAGGGCATTAA
- a CDS encoding DUF5683 domain-containing protein produces the protein MNRLFLSLLTKQKTILAVVFCIFCCLFLNFSSFGQDTKTDSLTTIKVDSSSQIIIKETVKDSTKVVEKLDIELEPKFKLSPPTRAALLSAALPGAGQYYNKKAWAIKLPLVYVAIAVPAYLSIQNHANYRIYRENYLYMNDENPATKPYESFENRSPDQVQRQRDSYRRDRDFYMIITGLMYLLNIGEATTTAHFNNFDIDDDISFKFKPQMESIGTNGDTLGGVSLVMTF, from the coding sequence ATGAATAGGCTGTTTCTCTCATTATTAACTAAGCAAAAAACAATTTTAGCAGTAGTATTCTGTATTTTTTGCTGTTTATTTTTAAATTTCTCTAGTTTCGGACAAGACACAAAAACGGACTCTTTAACTACTATCAAAGTAGATTCTAGTTCACAGATAATCATTAAAGAAACGGTAAAAGACTCTACAAAAGTAGTTGAAAAACTAGATATAGAATTAGAACCTAAGTTCAAACTTAGTCCTCCTACTCGTGCTGCGCTTCTTTCGGCTGCACTTCCAGGGGCTGGGCAATATTACAACAAAAAAGCTTGGGCGATAAAACTACCTTTGGTTTATGTTGCTATTGCTGTCCCTGCTTATTTGTCGATTCAAAATCATGCAAATTACCGTATTTATAGAGAAAACTATTTGTATATGAATGATGAAAACCCAGCAACAAAACCGTATGAATCTTTCGAAAATCGTTCGCCTGACCAAGTACAACGTCAGCGAGATAGCTATCGTAGAGATAGAGATTTTTATATGATTATTACTGGACTTATGTATCTGCTCAATATTGGAGAAGCTACTACAACAGCACATTTCAATAACTTTGATATTGATGATGATATTTCTTTCAAATTTAAACCTCAAATGGAAAGTATTGGAACAAATGGAGATACATTAGGTGGAGTTTCTTTGGTAATGACGTTTTAG
- the dapB gene encoding 4-hydroxy-tetrahydrodipicolinate reductase gives MKIALLGYGKMGKEIEKIALQKGHSISFKIDRENKSELEKLSLQNTDVVIEFTSPQSAFENVKLCLEKGISVVCGSTGWNEKKQEIEKMVLSNTGSEKLAFFWASNFSVGVNIFLEINAFAAKLMQNYTHYDLDITEIHHTEKKDAPSGTAITIADTILENYDSKQNWQLVEKKSTQNNSSDNTINATTIPIFAERKEDVKGTHTTAYSSNEDEILLTHNAYSREGFAKGAVLAAEFLQNKKGVFGMKDLLKID, from the coding sequence ATGAAAATTGCATTATTAGGCTACGGCAAAATGGGAAAAGAAATTGAAAAAATCGCACTCCAAAAAGGGCATTCTATTTCCTTCAAAATCGATAGAGAAAACAAAAGTGAGTTAGAAAAACTATCTCTTCAAAATACAGATGTAGTGATTGAATTTACTTCGCCTCAAAGTGCTTTTGAAAACGTAAAACTCTGCTTAGAAAAAGGAATTTCAGTAGTTTGTGGTTCGACAGGCTGGAATGAGAAAAAACAAGAAATTGAAAAAATGGTTTTAAGTAATACTGGTTCTGAAAAGTTGGCTTTCTTTTGGGCTTCTAACTTTAGTGTTGGTGTAAATATTTTCTTAGAAATCAATGCTTTTGCAGCCAAATTAATGCAAAATTATACTCATTATGATTTAGATATTACAGAAATTCATCATACAGAAAAAAAAGATGCTCCAAGTGGAACAGCTATTACTATTGCAGATACGATTTTAGAAAACTACGATTCCAAGCAAAATTGGCAATTAGTAGAAAAAAAGAGTACGCAAAATAATAGTAGTGATAATACTATAAATGCAACTACTATTCCTATCTTTGCAGAAAGGAAAGAAGATGTAAAAGGAACTCATACAACAGCTTACTCTTCAAATGAAGATGAGATTCTGCTTACACATAACGCCTATTCAAGAGAAGGATTTGCCAAAGGAGCTGTTTTGGCAGCAGAGTTTTTACAGAATAAAAAAGGAGTTTTTGGAATGAAAGATTTATTAAAAATAGATTAA
- the lepB gene encoding signal peptidase I, which translates to MAFFKKNQVEEESKEKTPKKKKSAAREWFDSILFAVIAASLIRWLLFEPFQIPTSSMENSLLVGDFLFVSKIHYGARTTKTPLQVPLTHQKIWGTDSVKSYLDWIQLPQFRLPGFSDIERNDVIVFNYPAEEQHPSDLRTNYIKRCVAIAGDEIEIKDRVIYVNGNATDFPAQSQHKYLVIASELLKAETFYDLGIPIDNQTGAVQPTPYNYNQYNNLRASMNALLENGSSTFEGAEEYRGKDVFPYVMDLSEEEVEKLKKYPKLFLDVIVSVDAQDDLFPSNRNYIDWDIKKTGADESDFDWKLDNFGSLKVPNEGWKMPVTPQNLALYGKYIKDYEGNENVEISNGKLKIDGNELSEYVFKQNYYFMMGDNRHSSADSRFWGFVPEDHIVGKATLVFMSIDPDFNKGGFFSRMRWDRAFTIIE; encoded by the coding sequence ATGGCATTTTTCAAAAAAAATCAAGTAGAAGAAGAGTCTAAAGAAAAGACACCTAAAAAGAAAAAAAGTGCAGCTAGAGAGTGGTTTGATTCAATTCTTTTTGCTGTCATTGCAGCAAGTTTGATTCGTTGGCTTCTGTTTGAACCTTTTCAAATTCCTACCTCTTCGATGGAAAACTCACTTTTGGTAGGCGATTTTCTTTTCGTAAGCAAGATTCATTACGGAGCAAGAACTACCAAAACTCCTCTTCAAGTTCCTCTCACACATCAAAAAATTTGGGGAACAGATTCCGTAAAATCTTATTTAGATTGGATTCAGTTACCACAATTTCGTTTACCTGGTTTTTCTGATATTGAGCGTAATGATGTTATCGTTTTTAACTATCCAGCCGAAGAGCAGCACCCAAGCGATTTGAGAACAAATTATATCAAACGCTGCGTAGCCATTGCAGGTGATGAGATTGAAATAAAAGACAGAGTAATTTATGTAAATGGAAATGCAACAGATTTTCCAGCTCAATCACAACACAAGTATTTAGTAATTGCTTCCGAACTTTTAAAGGCAGAAACATTTTATGACCTTGGAATTCCGATAGATAATCAAACAGGAGCTGTACAGCCCACTCCATACAACTATAATCAATATAATAATTTGAGAGCATCTATGAATGCACTACTTGAAAACGGAAGTTCTACTTTTGAGGGAGCAGAAGAATATAGAGGAAAAGATGTATTTCCTTATGTTATGGACTTGAGCGAAGAAGAAGTTGAGAAATTAAAAAAATATCCGAAGCTATTTTTAGATGTGATTGTGAGTGTAGATGCACAAGATGATTTGTTCCCTAGCAATAGAAATTACATTGATTGGGATATAAAAAAAACAGGAGCAGACGAGTCTGATTTTGATTGGAAACTAGATAATTTTGGTTCTTTGAAAGTTCCAAATGAAGGATGGAAAATGCCAGTAACTCCTCAAAACTTAGCTTTATACGGAAAGTATATAAAAGATTATGAAGGAAATGAAAATGTAGAAATTTCGAATGGAAAACTCAAAATTGATGGAAATGAGCTTTCAGAATATGTTTTTAAGCAGAATTATTATTTTATGATGGGAGATAATCGTCATTCATCAGCTGATTCTCGTTTTTGGGGATTTGTTCCTGAAGACCATATTGTAGGAAAAGCAACACTGGTATTTATGTCTATTGACCCAGATTTTAATAAAGGTGGTTTTTTTAGTCGTATGCGTTGGGATAGAGCTTTTACGATTATAGAATAA
- the rfbA gene encoding glucose-1-phosphate thymidylyltransferase RfbA yields MKGIILAGGSGTRLHPLTLVMSKQLLPVYDKPMIYYPLSVLMQAGIKDILIITTPHDNPNFVNLLGDGSQYGCNFEYAIQEVPNGLAQAFVIGEEFIGDDSVALILGDNIFYGTGLQDTLKKSQNPEGGIVFAYHVADPERYGVVEFDTTKKAISIEEKPLKPKSNFAVPGLYFYDNDVIEIAKTLEPSARGEYEITDINKHYLEKGKLSVEIMDRGTAWLDTGTFRSLMQAGQFVEVIEARQDLKIGCIEEIAYKEGFISAEKLEELAKPLVKSGYGSYLLKILAQEKEFAK; encoded by the coding sequence ATGAAAGGAATTATTTTAGCAGGAGGTTCAGGCACACGTTTGCACCCTCTTACGCTCGTAATGAGCAAACAACTTTTGCCTGTTTATGACAAACCGATGATTTATTATCCTCTTTCGGTTTTGATGCAAGCAGGAATTAAAGATATTTTAATCATCACAACGCCACATGACAACCCTAATTTTGTCAATCTTTTGGGAGATGGTTCGCAATATGGCTGTAACTTCGAATATGCTATTCAAGAAGTTCCGAACGGACTTGCACAAGCCTTCGTAATTGGAGAAGAGTTTATTGGAGATGATAGTGTTGCTCTTATTTTGGGTGATAATATTTTCTATGGAACAGGCTTACAAGATACTTTAAAGAAAAGCCAAAATCCAGAAGGAGGAATTGTCTTTGCTTATCATGTAGCCGACCCAGAACGCTATGGAGTAGTTGAGTTTGATACAACTAAAAAAGCCATCTCAATTGAAGAGAAACCACTAAAACCAAAATCAAACTTTGCAGTACCAGGACTTTATTTTTATGATAATGATGTCATAGAAATTGCCAAAACCTTAGAGCCTTCTGCAAGAGGAGAATACGAAATTACAGATATTAATAAACATTATTTAGAAAAAGGCAAACTCTCTGTTGAGATAATGGATAGAGGAACAGCTTGGCTAGATACTGGAACTTTTCGTTCTCTTATGCAAGCAGGACAGTTTGTAGAAGTAATTGAAGCAAGGCAAGATTTGAAAATTGGTTGTATAGAAGAAATTGCTTACAAAGAAGGTTTTATTTCTGCCGAAAAACTAGAAGAACTTGCCAAACCATTGGTAAAAAGTGGTTACGGCTCATACCTTTTGAAGATTTTGGCGCAAGAAAAAGAATTTGCAAAATAG